Proteins from one Ricinus communis isolate WT05 ecotype wild-type chromosome 9, ASM1957865v1, whole genome shotgun sequence genomic window:
- the LOC8269049 gene encoding probable sodium/metabolite cotransporter BASS1, chloroplastic: MASSLPFSPVGTCSFSSRPKSYAPTTKLHPFLFASSVKSISKLQLQSNQIQAAPSKPNWILLSATKRAAQLLHCGISSNDLSANTDKSFRDWIVVIGEAISTAFPLWVSLGCILALIKPTSFNWVTPKWTILGISLTMLGMGMTLSFDDLKAALAMPKEIFSGFVLQYSVMPLSGFLVSKILNLPSHYAAGLILVGCCPGGTASNIVTYIARGNVALSVLMTAASTLTAVVMTPFLTAKLAGQYVAVDAVGLLMSTLQVVLLPVLAGAFLNQYFQGLVKFVSPVMPPIAVGTVAILCGNAIAQSASAILMSGQQVVLAASLLHASGFFFGYTLARMLGLDVASSRTISIEVGMQNSVLGVVLATQHFGNPLTAVPCAVSSVCHSVFGSLLAGVWRRSLPTQNKD; the protein is encoded by the exons ATGGCGTCGTCACTTCCATTTTCTCCTGTAGGAACATGCAGTTTCAGTTCCAGACCAAAAAGCTATGCACCAACAACTAAACTTCATCCCTTCCTTTTCGCTTCCTCTGTCAAATCCATCTCAAAACTTCAACTTCAGTCTAACCAAATACAAGCCGCACCAAGTAAACCCAACTGGATCTTGCTTTCGGCAACGAAAAGGGCAGCCCAACTTCTTCACTGTGGCATTTCATCAAACGATTTAAGCGCAAACACTGATAAGAGTTTTAGGGATTGGATTGTGGTGATTGGTGAGGCAATATCTACAGCATTTCCCTTATGGGTATCTTTGGGTTGCATATTGGCACTCATAAAACCCACTTCTTTCAATTGGGTCACTCCAAAATGGACCATTCTTGGCATATCCCTTACCATGCTTGGTATGGGTATGACACTTAGCTTTGACGATCTTAAAGCCGCTTTAGCTATGCCTAAAGAGATTTTCTCCGGTTTTGTGCTTCAATACTCG GTGATGCCGCTCTCAGGATTTCTGGTAAGCAAGATCTTGAATCTGCCATCACATTATGCAGCTGGTCTAATTTTGGTTGGTTGCTGCCCCGGTG GAACCGCAAGTAACATCGTGACTTACATTGCACG TGGAAATGTGGCGCTCTCAGTATTGATGACAGCAGCAAGCACTCTAACAGCAGTG GTCATGACCCCATTTCTTACAGCCAAACTGGCTGGGCAATATGTTGCCGTAGATGCAGTTGGACTGCTAATGTCAACCTTACAG GTTGTGCTTCTTCCAGTTCTAGCTGGTGCGTTTCTAAATCAATATTTCCAGGGCCTGGTTAAATTTGTATCACCTGTGATGCCGCCCATTGCTGTGGGAACTGTTGCTATTCTATGTGGAAATGCAATTGCACAGAGTGCTTCAGCAATCCTCATGTCTGGTCAACAAGTGGTGCTTGCTGCTTCTCTACTTCATGCATCTGGCTTTTTCTTCGGATATACACTTGCGAGAATGCTTGGACTTGATGTGGCATCTTCACGAACCATCTCCATCGAGGTTGGAATGCAG AACTCTGTGCTTGGAGTGGTTCTAGCAACTCAGCACTTTGGAAACCCACTGACTGCCGTACCATGTGCAGTTTCCAGCGTATGTCACTCGGTCTTTGGCAGTCTACTGGCTGGAGTTTGGAGGCGAAGTCTGCCTACCCAAAATAAGGATTGA
- the LOC8269052 gene encoding mst2 complex subunit nto1 translates to MDTKFQALPPLKRLRLLQQQQQQEEEVEENKENETIISLQLPAKKRKESRYPLLPEPTTTYCLPAKKRVWAFQPDFISGNGDPLSPFDLNVEYKPSFVDRETKKIEDHSKIPLPNITLQELGNSKISNQCETEEENKEEEENDDDEDDGILCSICQSTDGDPTDPIVFCDGCDLMVHTTCYGNPLIKGVPEGDWFCTRCLNSESDKPNTVSCCLCTTKDGALKPTTDGLWAHIVCAVLVPEVFFEDPDGREGINCSKVPRRRWEDKCCVCKTRNGCVIQCSEPKCHLAFHVTCGLNQDFCFEYKEGRKKEGTIVAGFCKTHTELWKKQQRTGKFKIVAREEHMK, encoded by the exons ATGGATACCAAATTTCAAGCCTTACCTCCTCTCAAAAGATTAAGGCTtttgcagcagcagcagcagcaagaagaagaagttgaagaaaacaaagaaaatgaaaccaTAATCTCCTTGCAGCTTCCAGCAAAGAAGCGAAAGGAGTCTCGTTATCCACTTCTCCCTGAACCCACCACTACCTACTGTTTACCAGCCAAGAAACGTGTTTGGGCGTTTCAacctgatttcatatcaggTAATGGTGACCCACTTTCACCATTTGATCTCAATGTTGAATATAAACCCTCTTTCGTTGATCGTGAAACCAAAAAAATTGAGGATCATAGCAAAATCCCACTTCCTAATATTACTCTTCAAGAGCTTGGAAACAGTAAAATCAGCAATCAATGTGAAAcggaagaagaaaataaggaagaagaagagaatgatgatgatgaagatgatgggATCTTATGTTCTATATGTCAAAGCACAGATGGGGACCCAACAGATCCCATAGTGTTCTGTGACGGGTGTGATCTAATGGTACACACTACATGTTATGGCAATCCTCTGATAAAGGGGGTTCCTGAAGGTGACTGGTTTTGTACTCGGTGTTTAAATTCTGAATCTGATAAACCAAATACGGTCTCCTGTTGTTTGTGTACAACAAAGGATGGTGCTTTGAAACCCACAACAGATGGCTTGTGGGCACATATTGTTTGTGCAGTTTTGGTTCCTGAAGTGTTCTTTGAGGACCCAGATGGGCGCGAAGGAATTAATTGCTCAAAGGTTCCTAGAAGGAGGTGGGAAGACAAGTGTTGTGTGTGTAAGACTAGAAATGGGTGTGTCATTCAGTGCTCTGAACCTAAGTGTCACCTGGCATTTCATGTTACTTGTGGATTGAATCAAGACTTCTGTTTTGAGTacaaagaaggaagaaagaaagagggaacTATTGTTGCTGGGTTCTGCAAAACCCACACTGAATTATGGAAAAAG CAACAAAGGACAGGAAAGTTCAAGATTGTTGCCAGAGAAGAGCATATGAAGTAG
- the LOC112536661 gene encoding uncharacterized protein LOC112536661, with product MSAANFNVSSGGGNTLREWFFYQLEALDMVVFAKVCVLIWCLWKQRNLCLWEGQLQQPAQTVFCALSFLCDWASACSLQRNGNEARVMLEALTCCPPQPGFVKCNVDGAVFTASGRSGFGMVIRDSAGSFVMGADGSSPGLFNVKLAEAIGLREAVQWVLSLGRSNVIFEYDAKVVVDAVLSGAADLFEFGAVIADCRLLLQHGCNYSVQFIRKQANLVAHSLARASHLQDGFNMFSVPPDCIRNLVPPFVPFAG from the coding sequence ATGAGTGCAGCCAATTTCAATGTTAGTTCAGGAGGTGGGAATACACTTAGGGAGTGGTTCTTTTATCAGTTGGAGGCTCTTGATATGGTTGTATTTGCTAAGGTATGTGTTTTAATCTGGTGTCTTTGGAAGCAACGTAATTTGTGCCTTTGGGAAGGACAGTTGCAGCAGCCTGCTCAAACTGTGTTTTGTGCTTTAAGTTTTCTCTGTGATTGGGCATCAGCGTGTAGTTTGCAGAGGAATGGTAATGAGGCCAGAGTTATGTTGGAGGCTCTGACTTGTTGTCCACCTCAACCTGGTTTTGTTAAATGTAATGTTGATGGGGCGGTTTTTACTGCATCTGGGAGGTCTGGATTTGGCATGGTGATTCGGGATAGTGCAGGTAGTTTTGTTATGGGAGCTGATGGTTCTTCTCCTGGGTTGTTTAATGTAAAGTTAGCGGAAGCTATTGGCCTTCGTGAGGCTGTCCAGTGGGTTTTATCGTTGGGCAGATCAAATGTGATTTTTGAGTATGATGCTAAGGTAGTAGTGGACGCGGTGCTTTCTGGTGCTGCTGATCTTTTTGAGTTTGGTGCTGTTATTGCTGATTGCAGGTTGCTTCTTCAACATGGTTGTAATTATTCAGTCCAATTCATTAGGAAACAAGCTAATTTGGTGGCACATTCTTTGGCAAGGGCTTCACATTTGCAGGATGGTTTCAATATGTTTTCTGTTCCACCTGATTGTATTAGGAACCTTGTTCCTCCTTTTGTTCCTTTTGCTGGTTAA